The nucleotide sequence GGGATGTCCCGAATGTGCCTGCTCCACCGCATCCACGCCCAGGAACCGAAGCCTATTGATGCACAGCTCATCCAGTGCCTGGGTAGAGCCTGCCGCTTGCCATGGCTTAGTAACCGGAAAATTCCTCAGTGCGGATGTCATCTTGGGTGGTCAGCCGTATTCTTGTCCGCCGCAGCACAGGGAATGTCACGCTTTTCGCGTTTGACCAAGGTCAGGAGCTGAGTGAACAGTAGTTGTAAGAGCAAACACATGGTTGACACATTGAATCCGCAGCCAGCGTGACTTCGCCACTTGATCAGCAAATTCTCAGGCGGCAAGTCTTCGTTCCTTCGTCTAGGGCGGATTACTGCCGGTTATCTCGTCATACGACCAAGTGCTCCGATCCGTCCGCACCGGCCAAGACGCGACGCTACCTATTGACCGGGTCTGAGCACACCTACTACGTCCGGCATTGGTCTCGCCCAATAAGGACAGTCCGGGCAGGACTGCTATGGTTTGAACCCGTGCCGCAAGTGGAGGATAATGCGCGGGAAAGGCGCGTGCTTCTTGGTGTCGCGCCAGAAAAGTAAGAACAATCGGACGTGAGCCATGAATCAGGCAGCCTCGTCGAAGCCCGCCAAAGCCTCGCTGGAGGCTTTGATTGAAAACTATGACATCGGAGTTGAATCATTCCATCCTGGTGGACCAGGCCTGACGCTGGAGCTTGCCGAGCGCTGCCGTGTGCACAGGGGCAGCAACGTGATGGACGTCGCCTCGGGAGCCGGGGCGACAGCTTGCCTCATCGCGAAACAATTTGGCTGTTCCGTCATCGGAATCGATTCATCGGAGCACATGCTGGAACGTGCCCGCAAAAAGGCCTCTGAATGCGGGCTGGCCATCGAGTTCCGGCTGGGCGATGCCCATGCGTTGCCTGCCAATGACGGGAGCTTTGACGCGGTAATCTGCGAATGTACGATGTGCGCGCTCAACAAACAGAGCGCATTGAAGGAGATGTATCGTGTGCTAAAGCCGGGAGGATATGCGGGGATCCACGATCTTTGCTGGAAGGAAGGTGCTTCCGCGCGCCTGAGGGCCGCGCTTGTCGAACTGGAGAATGAGCGCCCCGAAACGCTGGCGGGCTGGAAGCAGTGTTTTGAACAGGCGGGCTTTCGCGACGTGGTCGTCGATGACCGTTCTGCTCTGCTTCTGCCGAGTCTGGAACAAGTCCGCAGCCAGGTGAGCTTCTTGCAGCGTCTGAAATTGTCCTGGGCTGTGGTTCGCCGGTGGGGCGTCAGAGGACTGCTTCGAGTGCTGCGTTCCGTGAGGATCTGTCGCAGCCCATTCCTCGGATATGGGATCATCGTCGGGAGCAAGTAGCGACCCAGGGAGTTTCCATCACGTATTCAAAAAGGTCTTGCACGGGCGGCGCGCATCCTCACAGCGCAGCAACAGCCGGGAGAGATGGGGAGCAACGCCACGAAGGACGACTTTGCCTTTGTCTTCGGCTGGCTCTTCAAGCTCTTTGTCGGATGGGCCCGCCCGTAAGTGGCCGCTACTAGGAACCACTAGGAAAGCGAAGTGGTGGCGCAAAGGTAGGTTCAGAGTGGCCCGTCATTCAAGGGGAAGGTTGACTTACGCCGCAATTCACCACAACATACCCTCCGGTCCGGATCGATTCGCTCCGCTCTCAGAGCCCTTCTGAACCGCGGGTACCGCAGGTACGGCAATTGCTCGCGCGGATCCCTACAGCTCGCTATCTTTCCAAAAGATACGCCTTCAGGAGCCCTTCCGCTACGACGCCAGTGCCAGTGCGAGACTCGGCCCACGCCCACGTTGCGGCCCTCGTGTACCAAAACGGAACGGTATTGTCGCATTCGCACTGCCAGGCTGCGACACGTTTCCGAAATCATGCCAAGCTTAGGCATACACGAACGGGTGTTGCGCGCCTTGTTGAAGGCCTGTTCCGCCTCGGTGGAGGGAGTAATCGTGAGGGTGCTGCTCATATCGAGCAATGACGTAAACGTCGCTTTGGAAACGCCCTTGCCGTTGGGCTTGGCATGCGTTGCCGCCGCGACGGAGCAGGCTGGGCATGAGGTACGGTTATTGGCGCTGGCGTCCAGGGCGACTTGGGAAGCAGCGATCGAGAATGCGATCTCGCCACAGCAGCCCGAGGTCATAGGCATCTCGGTCAGAAACATTGACGACCAGAACATGCAGTGCGCGCACTTCTTGCTCGCGCCTTTCAAGGAATTGGTGGCGCTTTGTCTGAGGGTTTCGCGCGCTGCCGTCGTCTTGGGTGGCGCCGGCTACAGCATCTTTCCTGAAAGTGCTTTGGCATTCTTAGGCGCTGACATCGGAATTCAGGGCGAGGGCGAGATCGCTTTCCCTGCCCTTCTGTCATGGCTGAAGATAGGCCATCGAACAGCGGCTCCTCCCGGGGTATATCTACCGAATCGTGCGGCCACAGCACGCAGCTATGTTGAAGATTTGGACGC is from Terriglobia bacterium and encodes:
- a CDS encoding class I SAM-dependent methyltransferase, with protein sequence MNQAASSKPAKASLEALIENYDIGVESFHPGGPGLTLELAERCRVHRGSNVMDVASGAGATACLIAKQFGCSVIGIDSSEHMLERARKKASECGLAIEFRLGDAHALPANDGSFDAVICECTMCALNKQSALKEMYRVLKPGGYAGIHDLCWKEGASARLRAALVELENERPETLAGWKQCFEQAGFRDVVVDDRSALLLPSLEQVRSQVSFLQRLKLSWAVVRRWGVRGLLRVLRSVRICRSPFLGYGIIVGSK